A stretch of Salvelinus sp. IW2-2015 unplaced genomic scaffold, ASM291031v2 Un_scaffold2463, whole genome shotgun sequence DNA encodes these proteins:
- the cdc25b gene encoding LOW QUALITY PROTEIN: M-phase inducer phosphatase 2 (The sequence of the model RefSeq protein was modified relative to this genomic sequence to represent the inferred CDS: deleted 1 base in 1 codon), whose product MVEQDEYAEYYTQPGSPCVESVWVNREYTDAEDTAPGALFESVVVEQSTAETETQPGGPCEYTRTEDTSLGAPVLRGQLVNREYRQRLRTQPWDPFGEQEVQQRTEDTALGPLFRSVTTLRLRSCWTLVSLTKDKELIGDFTKTFALSTVEGKHQDLKYITPEIMVSALSGQLDHLVERIVVVDCRYPYEFEGGHIKGALNLHQEEQVEEYLLRTPIAPLSPDRRVLLVFHCEFSSERGPRMCRFVRERDRTMNEYPNLHYPEIYILKGGYKEFFPHFRMQCEPQGYRPMHHQDFKEDLRKFRLKSRSLFLPE is encoded by the exons ATGGTTGAACAGGACGAGTACGCAGAGTACTATACACAGCCTgggagcccctgtgttgagtcggtgtgggtgaacagggagtacacagACGCTGAGGACACAGCCCCTGGGGCCCTGTTTGAGTCAGTTGTAGTTGAACAGAGTACAGCAGAGACTGAGACACAGccggggggcccctgt GAGTACACAAGGACTGAGGACACATCCctgggggcccctgtgttaagaggtcagttggtgaacagggagtacagacaGAGACTGAGGACACAGCCCTGGGACCCCTttggtgaacaggaagtacagcagAGGACGGAGGACACAGCCCTGGGACCCCTGTT TCGTTCTGTAACCACACTGAGATTGAGAAGCTGCTGGACACTAGTGAGTCTGACCAAGGACAAGGAGCTGATTGGAGATTTCACCAAA ACCTTTGCCCTGTCCACCGTGGAGGGGAAGCACCAGGACCTGAAATACATCACTCCTGAGATT ATGGTGTCCGCTCTGAGCGGCCAGCTGGATCATCTAGTCGAGAGGATCGTGGTGGTTGACTGTCGCTACCCGTACGAGTTTGAGGGGGGCCACATCAAAGGAGCCCTGAACCTTCACCAGGAGGAGCAGGTAGAGGAGTACCTCCTACGCACCCCCATCGCCCCCCTCTCCCCTGACCGCAGGGTCCTCCTCGTCTTCCACTGTGAGTTCTCCTCAGAGCGAGGGCCCAGGATGTGTCGTTTCGTACGTGAGCGGGACAGGACGATGAACGAGTACCCTAACCTGCACTACCCAGAAATCTACATTCTCAAGGGAGGCTACAAAGAGTTCTTCCCTCACTTCCGG atgcAGTGTGAGCCCCAGGGGTACCGACCCATGCACCATCAGGACTTTAAAGAGGACCTGAGGAAGTTCAGACTGAAGAGCAGATCACTGTTTCTACCAGAGTGA